The genomic window ggcaaaagagcagtaagggctaggcaatgggttaaagtgacttacccagggtcacacagctaagaagtgtctgaggcctgatttgaaaccaggatctcccatctctggggctggctctcaagccattgagccacctagctgccctgcttgtttgtttttaagtagtAATTTTATTCACCATAAAAAGTTTCAGAGCCAAAAACCCAGATACTATTTTGTCTCTATTTCTCAAGGACAgaagaatataaacaaaaaaatttaattcaatatcACATCCAAAGATAATTACATACCAAGGAATAGTGAAATGTCCCTGAAGTTGACAAATTGAAATTTAActaatatattttcttatctattgAGTATTGTTACTTTAATGCTTAAAATCCCATGAATAGCATTTTTAGACCAAGATATTCAGGGAGAGGCATGATTAAAATCTCTCCCATATACATGTgttttttctaacatttatatTTCTGAAAAAGGACTGAATCcttctaaaattctttgatttaGTCTGCCAAAGTCTCcagatgaaagaaaggaaaggaacaaatatttattgtgtcaATTAAATGCTATATATTGTGTTAAACATGATACAAATAACATTACAAATATTACATCATTTGATACTAACAACAAACCTAtgatgtaggtactattattatcatgattttactgttgaggaaactgaggcagttagaggcaaatgacttgctcaggatcccaGGACTAGTAAGTGTGGtgaatgaaagatgaaatgactgagtaGAAAAAGTATGAGCTTTTGAGTATATTGATTTAATAAGCAATTCATGCCAATTACATAACAAATCCAGATCAACCCTCCTTAGCTTTGACACTGGACCCCAAATACAGTGGAAAAGAAATCTTTATGCATTAAAAGCAGCTATTCACataacattaattaattaaaagaaaacaattatcaagATGCTAATCAGGACACAAAACGAactattctaatttctaattAGAGGAAATATCAGGTATTTTCCAAGTTGAAAGGAGAACAGATACAGTTGCCTGAAGTCAGAGGAAAATGTGTCCGCCTCATCCCCCTAAGAGTCTGTATTCAGTCAAAGGAATAGAGAAACAATGATTAATAGTACATGACCAATTTTCACATGAGACACATGGGATGCTCAAGATGTATAACTGTGAGAAAGCATCTTGCATCACTCTTTGGATCTGCCTAGGTTTCTGGTCATCATAATCTACATCCTTAGAAAAGGGACTCTAATCAAAAGATAGAGGTGAGTCAGCTTTTCATCCATGTAGGTTTGAGCAATGCAATGAAGTTTTATTTCAATTCTCATagttgaataaagttttcttacAAGGCAGAATTGGATTAGATCCATAAATGAATAGAAGGGGAAATGAACTAATTCCAGAATTGAGTTACAAGATAGAGTCAGTATAGTTTCTGCAATTCCCATTACcacttgtttggttttttttttttaagttcctcttAACTACCCTGATGCCAgattgaaatcagatcttcctgactccaggctcagtgctctattcactgagccgtATAATTGACTTACCTTTCTAATCTGGAGAGTCAAAAGAAAGGTGTGATTTTGACAGATGAAGATATATTGTGAATagcttatttattcttttttcagaGAAAACCACCTTTGAATTCTGCTTCGAATTTGTTGGGTCTTGACACTATAAATGATGGGGTTCATCAGGGGTGGGAAGAGGATATAGATATTCCCCATGAGCACATGTACCAGTGGAGAAAGATGCTTCCCAAAGCGGTGTACCATAGTCAGACCAATGATAGGGATATAGAAAACCAGGACAGCACAAATGTGAGAGACACAGGTCTGGAAGGATTTGAGTCTCTCCTCATGGGATGCAATAGCCAAGACTGAGTGCAGAATCAGGATGTAAGAGATGAGAATTAGCAGAGAGTCTAACAGTAAGGTACAGATCACTAGAGCCAGGGCATAGAAACTGTTGAAATGGATGTCAGAGCAAGCCAAGCGTAGAAGGTCCTGATGCAGACAGAAAGAGTGGGAAAGAGTGTGGATGTgacaataattaaaaaacttCAGGCGGACAATGGGAGGAGTTATAAACAGAAAACTTCTGATTA from Monodelphis domestica isolate mMonDom1 chromosome 4, mMonDom1.pri, whole genome shotgun sequence includes these protein-coding regions:
- the LOC100021883 gene encoding olfactory receptor 51V1-like — its product is MFVLNSPNPNITSSHFFLTGLPGLEKSYAWISLLFFSIYAMVILGNCMILHVIQTEPSLHEPMFYFLAMLAFTDLCMGLSTVPTVLGILWGIIQEITLDACILQTYFIHGLSCMESSVLLAMSFDRYIAICNPLRYTTILTNTRIIQIGVAIVIRSFLFITPPIVRLKFFNYCHIHTLSHSFCLHQDLLRLACSDIHFNSFYALALVICTLLLDSLLILISYILILHSVLAIASHEERLKSFQTCVSHICAVLVFYIPIIGLTMVHRFGKHLSPLVHVLMGNIYILFPPLMNPIIYSVKTQQIRSRIQRWFSLKKE